The following are encoded in a window of Streptomyces sp. 11x1 genomic DNA:
- a CDS encoding NAD-dependent succinate-semialdehyde dehydrogenase, with product MTTQTTVPLGLSDPTLLHTAAYVEGTWLEAGDSGRLTVRNPSTGVLVADLPALSRAQTAQAVDAAHRALPEWRARSGKQRAQVLRRWFDLVSEHTEDLARLIVLEEGKPLAEARGEVAYAASFIEWFAEEAKRIRGDVFAAPEGSRRVLVLKEPVGVCVAITPWNFPAAMITRKAAPALAAGCTMVVKPAEQTPLTALALAELAERAGVPAGVLNVVIGDPREIGPELTGNPLVRKVSFTGSTEVGRLLLAQSAQTVKKTSMELGGNAPVLVFDDADVETAVAGVVATKYRNTGQACISANRVYVQAGIHDRFAEALTRRVEDLVVGDGFDDGVQQGPLIDEAAVAKVEEHLADATNRGARILCGGSRHRRGGLFFQPTVLADVAPGMLVTREETFGPLTPLIRFTDEAEAVRMANDTDYGLAAYLFTRDAEQTWRVSAALEAGMVGINTGLISNEVAPFGGVKQSGLGREGSVYGIDEYLEMKYLAWEGAGAP from the coding sequence ATGACCACGCAGACGACCGTTCCCCTCGGTCTGTCCGACCCCACGCTGCTGCACACGGCCGCCTACGTCGAGGGCACGTGGCTGGAAGCCGGCGACAGCGGTCGGCTCACCGTCCGCAACCCGTCGACCGGTGTACTCGTCGCGGACCTGCCGGCACTCAGCAGGGCGCAGACCGCCCAGGCCGTCGACGCCGCTCATCGCGCGCTGCCCGAGTGGCGGGCGCGGTCGGGCAAACAGCGCGCACAGGTGCTGCGGCGCTGGTTCGACCTCGTCTCCGAGCACACGGAGGACCTGGCCCGGCTGATCGTCCTGGAGGAGGGCAAGCCACTCGCCGAGGCCCGCGGGGAAGTCGCTTATGCCGCCTCCTTCATCGAGTGGTTCGCCGAGGAGGCCAAACGGATCCGCGGCGACGTGTTCGCGGCACCGGAAGGCTCGCGCAGGGTGCTGGTGCTCAAGGAGCCGGTCGGGGTGTGCGTGGCCATCACCCCGTGGAACTTCCCCGCCGCGATGATCACCCGTAAGGCCGCTCCGGCACTGGCCGCGGGCTGCACGATGGTCGTCAAGCCCGCCGAGCAGACGCCCTTGACGGCACTGGCCCTCGCCGAGCTTGCCGAGCGGGCCGGTGTACCGGCCGGGGTCCTCAACGTGGTGATCGGCGACCCGCGCGAGATCGGGCCCGAGCTGACCGGCAACCCGCTGGTCCGCAAGGTCAGCTTCACCGGCTCCACCGAGGTCGGCAGGCTGCTCCTGGCCCAGTCCGCCCAGACGGTGAAGAAGACCTCGATGGAACTGGGCGGCAACGCACCGGTGCTTGTCTTCGACGACGCCGACGTCGAGACCGCCGTCGCCGGTGTCGTCGCCACCAAGTACCGCAACACCGGACAGGCCTGCATCAGCGCCAATCGTGTCTACGTGCAGGCGGGAATCCACGACCGCTTCGCAGAGGCGTTGACCCGCAGGGTCGAGGACCTCGTCGTCGGCGACGGCTTCGACGACGGCGTGCAGCAGGGACCGCTCATCGACGAGGCAGCGGTGGCAAAGGTCGAAGAACATCTCGCCGACGCAACGAACCGGGGTGCCAGGATCCTGTGCGGCGGTTCACGGCACCGGCGTGGAGGGCTCTTCTTCCAGCCCACCGTGCTGGCGGACGTGGCCCCGGGCATGCTCGTCACCCGCGAGGAGACCTTCGGCCCGCTCACCCCGCTCATCCGCTTCACCGACGAGGCCGAGGCCGTCCGCATGGCCAACGACACCGACTACGGTCTGGCCGCCTACCTCTTCACCCGCGACGCCGAGCAGACCTGGCGCGTCTCGGCCGCCCTGGAAGCGGGGATGGTGGGCATCAACACCGGCCTGATCTCCAACGAGGTCGCCCCCTTCGGCGGCGTCAAGCAGTCGGGGCTGGGGCGGGAGGGCTCCGTCTACGGCATCGACGAGTACCTGGAGATGAAGTACCTGGCCTGGGAAGGCGCCGGCGCGCCCTGA
- a CDS encoding fumarylacetoacetate hydrolase family protein, whose amino-acid sequence MSVKPEPASAQFAGPFALATLSAPGNPRFPALVTADSQVADLRTALRDDALTMRGLLEQWAVALPRLRALAAAPGTERRPLADFQVHAPIEPRQVLQSGANYRQHVIDLHVAHRDPADDRSEEDRRAEAAEIMDRRAAEELPYVFIGLPSAIVGPYDDVVLPSWAEKPDWELELAVVIGRPAHRVSVESALDHVAGYTIANDLTDRATVFRRDMPQIGTDWLRSKNVPGFTPLGPWIVPAESIADPDDLRVTLRLNGETMQDESTKDMIFGVARLVSYISQTSRLLPGDLVLTGSPAGNGIHWGRLLRDGDVMEGAVTGLGVQRTRCVAEGTT is encoded by the coding sequence ATGTCCGTGAAACCCGAACCCGCATCCGCTCAGTTCGCGGGCCCTTTCGCCCTCGCCACCCTCTCGGCCCCGGGCAATCCGCGTTTTCCCGCCCTGGTCACGGCCGACAGTCAGGTGGCCGACCTCCGCACGGCCCTGCGGGACGACGCTCTGACGATGCGCGGTCTGCTCGAGCAGTGGGCGGTCGCCCTCCCCCGGTTGCGCGCGCTCGCCGCCGCCCCCGGGACCGAACGGCGGCCCCTGGCGGACTTCCAGGTGCATGCTCCCATCGAGCCGCGCCAGGTGCTGCAGTCGGGAGCCAACTACCGGCAGCACGTGATCGACCTGCACGTGGCCCACCGGGACCCCGCCGACGACCGCTCCGAGGAGGATCGGCGCGCCGAGGCCGCGGAGATCATGGACCGGCGGGCGGCCGAGGAGCTGCCGTACGTGTTCATCGGCCTGCCGAGCGCGATCGTCGGCCCGTACGACGATGTCGTCCTGCCCTCCTGGGCTGAAAAGCCGGACTGGGAGCTGGAGTTGGCGGTTGTCATCGGCCGGCCGGCCCACCGGGTGTCCGTCGAGAGTGCCCTCGACCATGTCGCCGGTTACACGATCGCCAACGACCTCACCGACCGTGCCACCGTCTTCCGCCGGGACATGCCGCAGATCGGCACCGACTGGCTGCGCAGCAAGAACGTTCCCGGCTTCACCCCGCTGGGACCCTGGATCGTGCCCGCCGAGTCGATCGCCGACCCGGACGACTTGCGCGTCACGCTCAGGCTCAACGGCGAGACCATGCAGGACGAGTCCACGAAGGACATGATCTTCGGCGTGGCCCGGCTGGTGTCGTACATCTCGCAGACCTCCCGGCTCCTGCCCGGCGACCTGGTGTTGACCGGCAGCCCGGCCGGCAACGGCATCCACTGGGGGCGGTTGCTGCGGGACGGCGACGTCATGGAGGGGGCCGTCACGGGCCTCGGCGTGCAGCGCACCCGCTGTGTCGCGGAGGGAACGACATGA
- a CDS encoding FAD-dependent oxidoreductase, translating into MTGGFERVVVVGASAAGLSAADGLREAGFTGSITVLGAELHQPYDRPTMSKALLVAEEDPQLLELRSPERIEANRVDLRLGHAAAGLDVDRRYVVTTYGEALPWDAVVIACGSRPREMRTLAGEVLPALRTPEDLRVLREAAARYGEMTLIGSGFIGLEVAAALVARGVTVTVLDALPLPLEPVLGPELATHLRDLHTARGVRFRSAVAVASVTGQPGAYEVRLTDGSVHRAPFVLTGIGAEPAVDWLAGSGVEVTGGIVTDAAGRTNVPGVWAAGDVAAFHHPLLGQRVRVEHWTHAVEQGRHIGLNIARGETTPYQGVPYFWTDQYGVRFQCYGRRRAGDRSLFVEGSLDTGEFLVLFGHAGEFHAAFARGRVRSLRDYRKLLARGGTWNEALALARTNNPDLDTTLSCTNRKERTTHEAA; encoded by the coding sequence GTGACCGGCGGCTTTGAGCGGGTCGTCGTGGTGGGAGCCTCCGCCGCCGGCCTCAGCGCCGCCGACGGCCTCCGGGAGGCCGGATTCACCGGCTCCATCACCGTCCTCGGCGCCGAACTGCACCAGCCGTACGACCGGCCCACGATGTCGAAGGCCCTGCTTGTCGCCGAGGAGGACCCGCAACTCCTCGAACTCCGCTCTCCCGAACGCATCGAGGCGAACCGCGTCGACCTGCGTCTCGGGCACGCCGCGGCAGGCCTCGACGTCGACCGCCGCTATGTGGTGACCACGTACGGCGAGGCACTTCCCTGGGACGCTGTGGTCATCGCCTGCGGCAGCCGCCCCCGCGAGATGAGGACCCTCGCCGGCGAGGTACTGCCGGCCCTGCGCACCCCCGAGGACCTGCGGGTGCTGCGCGAGGCCGCGGCGCGATACGGCGAGATGACCCTGATCGGCTCCGGCTTCATCGGACTGGAGGTCGCGGCCGCTCTCGTCGCGCGGGGCGTGACGGTCACGGTCCTCGACGCGCTCCCGCTGCCGCTGGAGCCCGTACTGGGGCCCGAGCTGGCCACCCATCTCCGCGACCTGCACACCGCACGCGGGGTCCGCTTCCGCAGTGCCGTCGCGGTGGCGTCGGTCACGGGACAACCCGGGGCGTACGAGGTCCGGCTCACGGACGGAAGTGTGCACCGGGCCCCCTTCGTGCTCACGGGTATCGGCGCCGAACCCGCCGTCGACTGGCTGGCGGGCTCCGGGGTCGAGGTGACCGGCGGGATCGTCACCGACGCCGCCGGCCGGACCAACGTACCCGGCGTGTGGGCCGCCGGTGACGTGGCCGCGTTCCACCACCCGCTGCTGGGCCAGCGCGTACGCGTGGAGCACTGGACCCATGCGGTCGAGCAGGGCCGGCACATCGGCTTGAACATCGCCCGCGGCGAGACCACGCCCTACCAGGGAGTGCCGTACTTCTGGACCGACCAGTACGGCGTACGGTTCCAGTGCTACGGCCGCCGCCGCGCGGGCGACCGCAGCCTCTTCGTCGAGGGTTCACTCGACACGGGCGAGTTTCTCGTCCTGTTCGGCCACGCCGGCGAGTTCCACGCCGCGTTCGCCCGCGGGCGTGTCCGCTCGCTGCGCGACTACCGCAAGCTGCTCGCACGCGGCGGCACCTGGAACGAGGCACTCGCGCTCGCCCGCACGAACAATCCCGACCTCGACACCACCCTGTCGTGCACCAACCGGAAGGAACGCACCACCCATGAAGCTGCTTGA
- a CDS encoding LysR family transcriptional regulator, with protein MPTTNAPLDLNRVDLNLLVAFDALMAERSVTAAAARLSVGQSAMSSTLARLRKLLNDPILVRQGRTMVATPVAESLVQPVQKTLTDIKSLLSQRDSFDPATDHRTYSVMASSYAAVAVLHPLLVQLPAEAPNVRLRIQPFAEEYAEQLTRHQIDLVVVPRELVPSGPDLCSEAAYTDRYVLAVDREHPDVGESISVEEFSELPYLATSPDRRPSLGELQLDLLGIPRHVEVTTSFELAPFLISGTRLITLIPESLGRRIALATGLRLLEPPMELQPGTEMMVWMKRMDDDPGHAWLRQRMRHFADAYIRDTPPAPAAD; from the coding sequence ATGCCCACCACCAATGCGCCCCTGGATCTCAACCGGGTGGATCTGAACCTGCTCGTCGCCTTCGACGCCCTGATGGCGGAACGGAGCGTGACCGCGGCGGCGGCCCGGCTGTCCGTCGGACAGTCGGCCATGAGCTCGACGCTGGCTCGGCTCCGCAAGCTCCTGAACGACCCGATCCTCGTCAGGCAGGGGCGGACCATGGTTGCCACACCGGTTGCCGAGTCGCTGGTGCAGCCAGTGCAGAAGACGCTGACCGACATCAAGTCGCTGCTGTCACAGCGCGACAGCTTCGATCCCGCGACCGACCACAGGACGTACTCGGTGATGGCGAGCAGCTACGCGGCCGTCGCCGTACTGCATCCGCTGTTGGTGCAGCTGCCGGCCGAGGCTCCGAACGTGCGGTTGCGCATCCAGCCCTTCGCGGAGGAGTACGCGGAACAGCTGACCCGCCACCAGATCGACCTCGTCGTCGTGCCGCGCGAGCTGGTGCCCAGCGGGCCGGACCTGTGCAGTGAGGCCGCGTACACCGACCGCTACGTGCTCGCCGTCGACCGGGAGCACCCCGATGTGGGCGAGAGCATCTCGGTCGAGGAGTTCAGCGAGCTGCCGTATCTCGCGACGAGCCCCGACCGGCGACCCTCCCTGGGCGAACTGCAACTCGACCTGCTCGGCATCCCGCGCCACGTCGAGGTCACCACGAGTTTCGAACTCGCCCCGTTCCTGATCAGCGGTACCCGGCTCATCACCTTGATCCCCGAATCGCTCGGGCGCCGCATCGCCCTGGCGACAGGCCTGCGGCTGCTCGAACCTCCCATGGAGCTGCAGCCGGGAACCGAAATGATGGTCTGGATGAAACGCATGGACGACGATCCGGGCCACGCCTGGCTGCGGCAGCGCATGCGCCATTTCGCAGATGCCTATATCCGGGACACACCGCCCGCCCCGGCAGCCGACTGA
- a CDS encoding Rieske 2Fe-2S domain-containing protein has product MTAISPETADAAALLDRVEASLKNDLVPVEIFNDTAVFRAEIEQIFTKCWVFVAHESEIPKAGDFVQRRIGLDPVIVTRDGKGGINVLSNYCRHRGTQVCQTDAGNSRFFKCPYHGWTYSNNGDLVGTPHLHDAYGERLDPKAWGLIRAPRVATRQGFVFASLDPDGPSLDEYLGGAGWMLDLIVGLAPGGMRVAGPPERYRLHADWKTAAENFAGDGYHIGTLHESTEEVAIAQGLQMMCAMARTYEFDNGHAFIGHAWTKAVHPGYVLWGYAPEITQHFDLSGLDEAQLHVVNHEPPTVGTIFPNLSFIRVNTPSVSGGPLSVITSFRQWQPIGPGEIELWNWQFVWDFMSEDEARDSYVNGQFTFGSAGIFEQDDTVAWEGAPRAAQSPWMRKAGMEFHFQQGNNSQVDQSPDPSWTGPGRKRNTGYGEHGQLHFYRHWLNVMRGNTGPGTGGAESA; this is encoded by the coding sequence ATGACTGCCATCTCTCCAGAAACGGCTGATGCCGCTGCCCTCCTGGACCGCGTCGAGGCCTCGCTGAAGAACGATCTCGTCCCGGTGGAAATCTTCAACGACACGGCGGTGTTCCGCGCCGAGATCGAGCAGATATTCACCAAGTGCTGGGTGTTCGTCGCGCACGAGAGCGAAATCCCCAAGGCGGGTGATTTCGTGCAGCGCAGAATCGGCCTCGATCCGGTGATCGTCACGCGCGACGGCAAGGGCGGCATCAACGTGCTGTCGAACTACTGCCGTCACAGAGGCACTCAGGTGTGCCAGACCGATGCCGGCAACTCCCGGTTCTTCAAGTGTCCCTACCACGGCTGGACCTACAGCAACAACGGTGACCTGGTCGGCACCCCGCACCTGCACGACGCCTACGGCGAGCGCCTCGACCCCAAGGCGTGGGGCCTGATACGCGCGCCCCGGGTGGCCACCCGGCAGGGCTTCGTCTTCGCCTCGCTGGACCCGGACGGACCGTCCCTGGACGAGTACCTGGGCGGGGCCGGGTGGATGCTCGACCTGATCGTCGGGCTGGCGCCCGGCGGCATGCGGGTCGCCGGGCCTCCGGAGCGCTACCGGCTGCACGCCGACTGGAAGACGGCCGCCGAGAACTTCGCCGGCGACGGTTACCACATCGGCACACTGCACGAGAGCACGGAAGAGGTCGCCATCGCCCAGGGGCTGCAGATGATGTGCGCGATGGCGCGCACATACGAATTCGACAACGGCCATGCCTTCATCGGCCACGCCTGGACCAAGGCAGTCCATCCCGGCTACGTGCTCTGGGGCTACGCGCCGGAAATCACCCAGCACTTCGACCTGTCGGGCCTGGACGAGGCACAGCTCCACGTAGTCAACCACGAGCCGCCGACGGTCGGAACGATCTTCCCGAACCTCAGCTTCATCCGGGTGAACACCCCGTCCGTGTCGGGCGGTCCCCTGTCGGTGATCACCAGCTTCCGGCAGTGGCAGCCGATCGGCCCCGGCGAGATCGAACTGTGGAACTGGCAGTTCGTCTGGGACTTCATGTCGGAGGACGAGGCCCGCGACTCCTACGTGAACGGCCAGTTCACCTTCGGCTCGGCAGGCATCTTCGAGCAGGACGACACCGTCGCCTGGGAAGGCGCACCGCGCGCCGCCCAAAGTCCGTGGATGCGCAAGGCCGGCATGGAGTTCCACTTCCAGCAGGGCAACAACAGTCAGGTCGACCAGTCGCCCGACCCCTCGTGGACCGGCCCGGGCCGCAAGCGCAACACCGGCTACGGCGAGCACGGGCAGCTCCACTTCTACCGACACTGGCTGAACGTGATGCGCGGGAACACCGGCCCCGGCACCGGAGGAGCTGAGTCAGCATGA
- a CDS encoding SDR family oxidoreductase: MKLLDDHIVLVTGGGSGLGLGVARHCLEQGAQLAILEYDQAKVLGLKQEFGDDVLVVHGDVRSIDDLRACRSQIEDRYGRLTSLIGAQGIFDGNVRLADIPVERVGDLFDEVFSINVKGYALTARIMHDLLQAEEGAIVLTASQAAFAADGGGAAYTASKGAVRSLVNQLSFEFAPRVRVNAVAPTGIAGSQLRGPGALDLQESKQSDIPADAFRAEFEWGTPLQHLPTPEEYGPFYALLASRHNKVMTGQTVIADSGTLNRALMSMSQLISSFPSA; encoded by the coding sequence ATGAAGCTGCTTGACGACCACATCGTACTCGTCACCGGCGGCGGCTCGGGCCTCGGTCTCGGAGTCGCCCGCCACTGTCTCGAACAGGGCGCGCAGCTGGCGATCCTCGAATACGACCAGGCCAAGGTGCTCGGGCTGAAGCAGGAGTTCGGCGACGACGTCCTCGTCGTGCACGGCGACGTGCGCAGCATCGACGATCTTCGTGCCTGCCGGTCTCAGATCGAGGACCGCTACGGCCGGCTCACCTCCCTCATCGGCGCGCAGGGCATCTTCGACGGTAACGTCCGGCTGGCCGACATCCCCGTCGAGCGCGTCGGCGACCTGTTCGACGAGGTCTTCTCGATCAACGTCAAGGGCTACGCGCTGACCGCGCGGATCATGCACGACCTGCTGCAGGCCGAGGAAGGGGCGATCGTGCTCACCGCGTCCCAGGCGGCGTTCGCAGCCGACGGCGGCGGCGCGGCCTACACGGCCAGCAAGGGGGCGGTGCGCAGCCTGGTGAACCAGCTGTCGTTCGAGTTCGCCCCGCGGGTACGGGTCAACGCCGTCGCCCCTACGGGCATCGCGGGCAGTCAGCTCCGCGGGCCGGGCGCTCTCGACCTGCAGGAGTCCAAGCAGTCGGACATTCCTGCGGACGCCTTCCGTGCGGAGTTCGAATGGGGCACGCCCCTTCAGCATCTGCCCACCCCGGAGGAGTACGGGCCTTTCTACGCACTCCTCGCATCCCGGCACAACAAGGTGATGACAGGCCAGACCGTGATCGCCGACTCGGGCACCCTGAACCGGGCCCTCATGAGCATGAGCCAGCTCATCAGCAGCTTCCCGTCGGCCTGA
- a CDS encoding ornithine cyclodeaminase family protein yields the protein MTLFLDDAAVQAAFDWELATSAVREAYATSVDGARYPARGMARGDHGWLRTLTGVPAGRELMGAKIIAAAMPTRRASYLIPLFDQRTAELVALLDGHSITGYRTAATSAVVADLLSPPGALTVAVIGSGFEAQNHVRALAVARDLKAVRVYSPRPESRARFTAELSDLPITQATSAEEAVAGATLVVCAARSRDETPTLLGKWLRPGMTVVSIGSTLPEQREVDPEVIARADVIVADMVEEVLDDTGDLIAARAAGLDVAGKICSLADLVGKRIPGRTHVDQIALYKSVGSAAQDLAVAGMCARNAERLGLGTRMPATIHPVQK from the coding sequence GTGACTCTTTTCCTTGATGACGCAGCGGTACAGGCGGCCTTCGACTGGGAGCTGGCAACCTCGGCGGTGCGCGAGGCGTACGCGACGAGCGTGGACGGAGCGCGCTATCCGGCTCGCGGCATGGCCCGCGGAGACCACGGCTGGCTGCGCACGCTGACCGGCGTACCGGCCGGACGCGAACTGATGGGGGCGAAGATCATCGCGGCTGCGATGCCGACGCGCCGCGCGTCCTACCTCATCCCCCTGTTCGACCAGCGGACGGCCGAGCTGGTCGCCCTGCTCGACGGCCACTCCATCACCGGATACCGGACGGCGGCCACCTCGGCCGTCGTGGCGGACCTGCTGTCCCCGCCCGGCGCCCTGACCGTCGCCGTGATCGGCTCCGGTTTCGAAGCGCAGAACCATGTGCGCGCCCTCGCCGTCGCACGCGACCTCAAGGCCGTACGGGTGTACAGCCCACGACCGGAGAGCCGAGCCCGGTTCACCGCCGAACTGTCCGACCTGCCGATCACGCAGGCGACCAGCGCCGAGGAGGCCGTCGCAGGCGCCACGCTGGTCGTCTGCGCCGCCCGGTCCCGCGACGAGACCCCCACCCTGCTCGGCAAGTGGCTCCGACCCGGCATGACCGTCGTGTCCATCGGATCCACCCTGCCCGAGCAGCGTGAGGTGGACCCCGAGGTGATCGCCCGTGCCGACGTGATCGTGGCGGACATGGTCGAGGAGGTGCTCGACGACACCGGAGACCTGATCGCCGCGCGAGCCGCCGGTCTCGACGTGGCGGGCAAGATCTGCTCGCTGGCCGACCTCGTCGGCAAACGCATCCCCGGGCGCACCCACGTCGACCAGATCGCGCTGTACAAGTCGGTCGGATCAGCGGCCCAGGACCTGGCGGTCGCCGGCATGTGCGCGCGCAACGCCGAGCGGCTGGGACTCGGAACCCGGATGCCGGCCACCATCCATCCCGTGCAGAAGTGA
- a CDS encoding dihydrodipicolinate synthase family protein, whose translation MPAYTRTEARDWAREKLVGAVNCTIPSFTADLHGINEQGIRHDIRLAEQHGFLGTLGVSEISITLPEYLDFLRIVRDEAGDDFVVVHHGSWSTLEQNIEAVRGAEAAGADLVLLSYPPNFYPESEQEIYDYTKAVCDATNLAVILFPMFLWGFSSRVHPSDIPTRLIRRLIDDCPNIAVIKAEGGFPSIQSAIECHRLFGDEVVISVPIESELIPLAQVMPIQLSATSDHEYFGPMIPRVMQLLREGKYDDATDIYWQLHPARKIKSGLAPVLNGGAFINRQAWKFQGWLQGYNGGPLRQPTQRIHDAQMHALRKGLLDAGLEPSMDPFREFFIGRNPA comes from the coding sequence ATGCCTGCATACACCCGCACAGAGGCCCGGGACTGGGCCCGCGAAAAGCTCGTCGGAGCCGTCAACTGCACTATCCCGTCGTTCACCGCCGACCTTCACGGCATCAACGAGCAGGGCATCAGACACGACATCCGGCTCGCCGAGCAGCACGGATTCCTCGGCACCCTCGGCGTCTCCGAGATCAGCATCACCCTGCCCGAATACCTCGACTTCCTGCGCATCGTCCGTGATGAGGCAGGCGACGACTTCGTCGTGGTCCACCACGGCAGTTGGAGCACCCTGGAGCAGAACATCGAGGCGGTGCGCGGCGCCGAAGCCGCCGGTGCCGACCTGGTGCTCCTGTCCTACCCGCCGAACTTCTACCCGGAGTCGGAACAGGAGATCTACGACTACACCAAGGCCGTCTGCGACGCCACGAACCTCGCGGTCATCCTGTTCCCTATGTTCCTGTGGGGGTTCAGTTCCCGGGTGCACCCCTCGGACATCCCGACGCGGCTCATCCGCCGGCTCATCGACGACTGCCCCAACATCGCGGTCATCAAGGCCGAGGGCGGCTTCCCCAGCATTCAGAGCGCCATCGAGTGCCACCGGCTCTTCGGCGACGAGGTCGTCATCTCGGTGCCCATCGAGAGCGAGCTCATCCCGCTGGCACAGGTCATGCCCATTCAGCTGTCCGCCACGAGCGACCACGAATACTTCGGGCCCATGATCCCGCGTGTCATGCAGCTGCTGCGCGAGGGCAAGTACGACGACGCCACCGACATCTACTGGCAGCTGCATCCGGCCCGCAAGATCAAGAGCGGCCTTGCTCCCGTGCTGAACGGCGGTGCCTTCATCAACCGGCAGGCATGGAAGTTCCAGGGGTGGCTGCAGGGCTACAACGGCGGACCGCTGCGCCAGCCCACCCAGCGCATCCACGACGCCCAGATGCACGCCCTGCGCAAGGGACTCCTCGACGCCGGACTCGAGCCCAGCATGGACCCGTTCCGTGAGTTCTTCATCGGAAGGAACCCGGCATGA
- a CDS encoding ferredoxin, producing MSDNLSVSLDGTRCKSYGICVSVMPEVFDTPPGSPTAVLLRDTVDADEREDLEEAARACPAQAIALNSGPKP from the coding sequence GTGAGCGACAACCTCTCCGTCTCCCTCGACGGCACCCGCTGCAAGTCCTACGGCATCTGCGTCAGCGTCATGCCCGAAGTCTTCGACACCCCGCCCGGCAGCCCGACGGCTGTTCTCCTGCGCGACACCGTCGACGCCGACGAGCGGGAAGACCTCGAAGAGGCCGCCCGCGCGTGCCCCGCACAGGCCATCGCGCTCAACTCGGGACCCAAGCCGTGA
- a CDS encoding aromatic-ring-hydroxylating dioxygenase subunit beta, with amino-acid sequence MTTTDTPRIVPPVSANPELQALATQFLALEARLLDEGREEEWYELLDDELLYTVPIRQAAEPRSKEIDRNAFRLRDTKAHVRTRLDRLNTDHAYSEVPPSRTLRIVGSVEVEESDRPDVIKVSSALLVYRQRGIDPHFDLIPCRRYDQLRLTPSGPRLLSREIVLTETALATPNLGVFL; translated from the coding sequence ATGACCACGACCGACACACCCCGCATCGTCCCGCCCGTGAGCGCCAACCCCGAACTTCAGGCCTTGGCCACCCAGTTCCTGGCGCTGGAGGCCCGGCTGCTCGACGAGGGCCGCGAGGAGGAGTGGTACGAACTCCTTGACGACGAACTTCTCTACACCGTGCCGATCCGGCAGGCAGCTGAACCGCGTTCCAAGGAGATCGACCGCAACGCCTTCCGGCTCCGGGACACCAAGGCCCACGTACGCACGCGCCTGGACCGGCTCAACACCGACCACGCGTACTCGGAGGTACCTCCGTCCCGCACCTTGCGCATCGTGGGCAGCGTCGAGGTCGAGGAGAGCGACCGCCCCGACGTCATCAAGGTGTCGAGCGCCCTGCTGGTCTACCGCCAGCGCGGCATCGACCCGCACTTCGATCTCATCCCGTGCAGGCGCTACGACCAGCTCCGCCTCACACCGTCGGGCCCACGCCTGCTGTCCCGCGAAATCGTGCTGACCGAAACGGCGCTGGCCACTCCGAACCTTGGAGTCTTCCTGTGA